Proteins encoded within one genomic window of Brachybacterium sp. P6-10-X1:
- the gatA gene encoding Asp-tRNA(Asn)/Glu-tRNA(Gln) amidotransferase subunit GatA codes for MSASTRTSDIIRHSAATQAAALEAGEVSSEELTRAHFGRIAAVDGELNAFLHLNQDEALTTARDVDARRAAGEELHGLAGVPIAVKDVVVTEGQPTTAGSKILQGWIPPYDATLVRALRKAGLPILGKTNMDEFAMGSSTESSAYGPTRNPWDRDRIPGGSGGGSAAAVGSYEAPLAIGTDTGGSIRQPGAVTGTVGVKPTYGSVSRYGLIAMASSLDQAGPVTRTVEDSALLHELIAGHDPHDSTSLPDPVADLTAAARSQDVKGLRIGVIEELEGEGFAPEVRARFTESLDQLERAGAEIVRVTCPNFTYALGAYYLIMPSEASSNLAKFDGMRFGLRVIPEDHPTAENVMKATRGAGFGDEVKRRILLGTYALSAGYYDAYYGSAQKVRTLVQRDFAAAFEQVDVLASPTSPTVAFRLGEKIDDPTAMYMNDIATIPANLAGTPGISVPSGLAEDGLPAGIQFLAPARADARLYRVGGALEALLEDSWGGPLLAKAPELTNGAQR; via the coding sequence GTGAGCGCATCGACGAGAACCAGTGACATCATTCGGCACAGCGCCGCCACCCAGGCCGCCGCGCTCGAAGCCGGGGAGGTCTCCTCCGAGGAGCTCACCCGGGCCCACTTCGGCCGCATCGCCGCCGTGGACGGGGAGCTGAACGCCTTCCTCCATCTCAACCAGGACGAGGCCCTGACCACCGCGCGGGACGTGGACGCCCGCCGCGCCGCCGGCGAGGAGCTGCACGGCCTCGCCGGGGTGCCCATCGCCGTCAAGGACGTCGTGGTCACCGAGGGGCAGCCCACCACCGCGGGTTCCAAGATCCTGCAGGGCTGGATCCCGCCTTACGACGCGACCCTGGTCAGAGCTCTGCGCAAGGCCGGCCTGCCGATCCTCGGCAAGACGAACATGGACGAGTTCGCGATGGGCTCCTCCACCGAGTCCAGCGCCTACGGCCCCACCCGCAATCCCTGGGACCGCGACCGCATCCCCGGCGGCTCCGGCGGCGGCAGCGCCGCAGCAGTCGGCTCCTACGAGGCACCGCTGGCGATCGGCACCGACACCGGGGGCTCCATCCGTCAGCCCGGCGCCGTCACCGGCACGGTCGGCGTGAAGCCCACCTATGGCTCCGTCTCCCGCTACGGGCTGATCGCGATGGCGAGCTCGCTGGACCAGGCCGGGCCCGTCACCCGCACCGTCGAGGACTCCGCTCTGCTGCACGAGCTGATCGCCGGGCACGATCCCCACGACTCCACCTCGCTGCCCGATCCGGTCGCCGACCTCACCGCGGCCGCTCGCAGCCAGGACGTCAAGGGTCTGCGCATCGGCGTCATCGAGGAGCTCGAAGGCGAGGGCTTCGCCCCCGAGGTCCGGGCCCGCTTCACCGAGTCCCTCGACCAGCTCGAACGAGCCGGTGCGGAGATCGTCCGCGTGACCTGCCCGAACTTCACCTACGCGCTGGGCGCCTACTACCTGATCATGCCCTCGGAGGCCTCCTCCAACCTCGCGAAGTTCGACGGCATGCGCTTCGGCCTGCGCGTGATCCCGGAGGACCACCCCACCGCCGAGAACGTCATGAAGGCCACCCGCGGCGCCGGGTTCGGCGACGAGGTCAAGCGCCGCATCCTGCTGGGCACCTACGCTCTGTCGGCCGGCTACTACGACGCCTACTACGGCAGTGCCCAGAAGGTCCGCACCCTCGTCCAGCGAGACTTCGCCGCCGCCTTCGAGCAGGTCGACGTGCTCGCCTCGCCGACCTCCCCGACCGTCGCCTTCCGGCTCGGCGAGAAGATCGACGATCCCACGGCCATGTACATGAACGACATCGCCACCATCCCGGCCAACCTCGCCGGCACCCCGGGCATCTCGGTGCCCTCGGGCCTCGCCGAGGACGGCCTGCCCGCCGGCATCCAGTTCCTCGCCCCGGCCCGGGCCGACGCGCGGCTGTACCGGGTCGGCGGCGCCCTCGAGGCGCTGCTCGAGGACTCCTGGGGCGGTCCGCTGCTGGCCAAGGCCCCCGAGCTCACGAACGGAGCACAGCGATGA
- a CDS encoding DUF664 domain-containing protein has translation MDYTDIPMQECLRGGEADMLLFALDRVHHQFAWKSGGLDREQLGRRHPPSEVTVAGTIVHLAKVEESWTASAAGRPPGPPTTGPEPWTAYGAEWSAANSVPPERIYDLWYGTILRCREEWSRLAAGDGLDVLDDSDAGYVVSRRRRLVDILEENLLHTGQLSIIREAIDGLVGNDPP, from the coding sequence GTGGACTACACCGACATCCCGATGCAGGAGTGCCTGCGGGGCGGCGAGGCGGACATGCTCCTGTTCGCCCTGGACCGCGTGCATCACCAATTCGCCTGGAAGTCCGGCGGGCTCGACCGGGAACAGCTCGGACGGCGCCACCCGCCGTCCGAGGTGACCGTCGCCGGCACGATCGTCCACCTCGCGAAGGTCGAGGAGTCGTGGACGGCCTCGGCGGCCGGGCGTCCGCCGGGCCCGCCCACGACGGGGCCCGAGCCGTGGACGGCGTACGGGGCGGAGTGGTCCGCGGCGAACTCCGTCCCGCCTGAGCGCATCTACGACCTCTGGTACGGGACGATCCTGAGGTGTCGCGAGGAGTGGTCCCGGCTCGCGGCCGGTGACGGACTCGACGTGCTCGACGACAGCGACGCGGGCTACGTGGTCAGCCGCCGGCGGCGCCTGGTCGACATCCTCGAAGAGAACCTCCTGCACACCGGTCAGCTCTCGATCATCCGCGAGGCGATCGACGGACTGGTCGGCAACGACCCTCCGTGA
- the ilvD gene encoding dihydroxy-acid dehydratase codes for MVQLRSRTSTHGRNMAGARALWRATGMKGSDFGKPIVAIANSYTQFVPGHVHLKNMGDLVAGAITEAGGVSKEFNTIAVDDGIAMGHGGMLYSLPSRDLIADSIEYMVNAHTADALVCISNCDKITPGHLLAAMRLNIPVVFVSGGPSESGKPVEGVTENRIDLVDAMALSANDSITDAQLAEVEENACPTCGSCSGMFTANSMNCLTEVLGLSLPGNGTTLATHAFRKELFLEAGRTIVGLAKRYYEDGDESVLPRSIASKAAFSNAMAMDVAMGGSTNTILHILAVAIEAGVDFGLDDIDRISRLVPTLSKVAPNGTAHVEDVHRAGGIPAILGELDRAGLLDHTVHTVHSPDLSSWLAEWDIRGGDASPKAEALFHAAPGGVRTTQAFSTTNTWDELDTDGENGVVRAVPHAYTKDGGLAVLKGNLARDGAVFKTAGVTEDLFHFEGTAVVCDSQEEAVQKILDKTVQAGDVVVIRYEGPQGGPGMQEMLYPTSFLKGRGLGKTCALITDGRFSGGTSGVSIGHISPEAAEGGLIGLVEDGDRIVMDVDKRLLELDVDEEELARRRAAKGPLPWRPAYRERQVSQALKVYAHLVRSATYGATRRPLD; via the coding sequence ATGGTTCAGCTCCGTTCCCGCACCTCGACCCACGGCCGCAACATGGCCGGCGCCCGCGCCCTGTGGCGCGCCACCGGTATGAAGGGCTCCGACTTCGGCAAACCGATCGTCGCGATCGCGAACTCGTACACCCAGTTCGTGCCCGGTCACGTCCACCTCAAGAACATGGGTGATCTGGTCGCCGGCGCCATCACGGAGGCCGGCGGGGTCTCCAAGGAGTTCAACACCATCGCCGTCGACGACGGCATCGCGATGGGCCACGGCGGCATGCTCTACTCGCTGCCCAGCCGCGACCTCATCGCCGACTCGATCGAGTACATGGTCAACGCCCACACCGCCGACGCCCTGGTGTGCATCTCCAACTGCGACAAGATCACCCCGGGTCACCTCCTCGCCGCGATGCGACTGAACATCCCGGTCGTGTTCGTCTCCGGCGGCCCCTCGGAATCGGGCAAGCCGGTCGAGGGCGTCACCGAGAACCGGATCGACCTGGTCGACGCCATGGCGCTGAGCGCGAACGACTCGATCACCGATGCCCAGCTGGCGGAGGTCGAGGAGAACGCCTGCCCCACCTGCGGGTCCTGCTCCGGCATGTTCACCGCGAACTCGATGAACTGCCTCACCGAGGTGCTCGGGCTCTCCCTGCCCGGCAACGGCACCACGTTGGCCACCCACGCCTTCCGCAAGGAGCTGTTCCTCGAGGCCGGCCGCACGATCGTGGGTCTCGCGAAGCGCTACTACGAGGACGGGGACGAGTCGGTGCTGCCGCGTTCGATCGCCTCCAAGGCGGCGTTCTCCAATGCCATGGCGATGGATGTGGCCATGGGCGGGTCGACGAACACGATCCTGCACATCCTCGCCGTCGCGATCGAGGCCGGGGTCGACTTCGGCCTCGACGACATCGACCGGATCTCGCGCCTGGTGCCCACACTGTCCAAGGTCGCGCCCAACGGCACCGCGCACGTCGAGGACGTCCATCGCGCCGGCGGCATCCCCGCCATCCTCGGCGAGCTCGACCGCGCGGGCCTGCTGGACCACACCGTCCACACCGTGCACTCGCCGGACCTCTCCAGCTGGCTCGCCGAATGGGACATCCGTGGCGGCGACGCCTCCCCGAAGGCCGAGGCGCTGTTCCATGCCGCCCCCGGCGGGGTGCGCACCACGCAGGCCTTCTCCACCACGAACACCTGGGACGAGCTGGACACCGACGGTGAGAACGGCGTGGTCCGTGCCGTCCCGCACGCGTACACCAAGGACGGCGGCCTCGCCGTGCTGAAGGGCAATCTGGCCCGCGACGGCGCCGTGTTCAAGACCGCAGGTGTCACCGAGGACCTCTTCCACTTCGAGGGCACCGCAGTGGTCTGCGACTCCCAGGAGGAGGCGGTCCAGAAGATCCTGGACAAGACGGTGCAGGCCGGCGACGTCGTGGTGATCCGCTACGAGGGTCCCCAGGGCGGCCCCGGCATGCAGGAGATGCTCTACCCGACCTCCTTCCTCAAAGGACGGGGACTGGGCAAGACGTGTGCGCTGATCACCGATGGCCGCTTCTCCGGCGGCACCAGCGGGGTCTCCATCGGCCACATCTCCCCGGAGGCGGCCGAGGGCGGGCTGATCGGGCTCGTCGAGGACGGCGACCGGATCGTCATGGACGTCGACAAGCGCCTGCTGGAGCTCGACGTCGACGAGGAGGAGCTGGCACGTCGTCGCGCGGCGAAGGGCCCGCTGCCCTGGCGGCCCGCGTACCGTGAGCGCCAGGTCTCCCAGGCGCTGAAGGTCTACGCGCACCTGGTGCGCTCGGCGACCTACGGCGCCACCCGTCGGCCGCTGGACTGA
- a CDS encoding GNAT family N-acetyltransferase, whose protein sequence is MSSRPRRSATKSSKTAKNPRGATASRPLGGHHLTEALIAGWRPLQRLDVGGFALLRSRGITRRANSAVALDAPASPDDLAAAIGRVEGLYEVAGDVPTFRVLDSQGPEGLDDALCERGYRREGDSELLTTSLGPGRGDVPHGGAEIRTGALDEDWFEAAWQLAPREGERARETLHDILAGTPAVQVLLRAEGEPVAVGRAALVPAGKETAAVLNMIAVSPAHRREGHGRALSRTLLALAVVQGARRALLEVERDNDAARAMYRQLGFDRLGDYHYRTRSSSAVER, encoded by the coding sequence ATGAGCTCCCGCCCGCGCCGCAGCGCCACGAAGTCCTCGAAGACCGCGAAGAATCCCCGGGGTGCAACTGCCTCCCGCCCGCTCGGCGGCCACCACCTCACCGAGGCGCTGATCGCCGGCTGGAGACCGCTGCAGCGCCTGGACGTCGGCGGCTTCGCCCTGCTGCGGTCCCGCGGCATCACCCGCCGCGCCAACAGCGCCGTCGCCCTGGACGCACCCGCGTCCCCGGACGACCTGGCCGCGGCGATCGGCCGGGTCGAGGGCCTGTACGAGGTGGCCGGTGACGTCCCGACGTTCCGGGTGCTGGACTCCCAGGGGCCCGAGGGATTGGACGACGCTCTGTGCGAGCGCGGCTACCGGCGCGAGGGGGACAGCGAGCTGCTCACCACGAGCCTCGGGCCCGGGCGAGGGGACGTGCCGCACGGGGGCGCCGAGATCCGCACCGGCGCCCTGGACGAGGACTGGTTCGAGGCCGCCTGGCAGCTCGCCCCGCGCGAGGGCGAGCGGGCCCGGGAGACCCTGCACGACATCCTCGCGGGGACCCCGGCGGTGCAGGTGCTGCTGCGGGCCGAGGGTGAGCCCGTCGCCGTCGGGCGCGCGGCCCTCGTCCCCGCGGGCAAGGAGACCGCCGCTGTGCTGAACATGATCGCGGTGAGCCCCGCCCATCGCCGCGAGGGCCACGGTCGCGCCCTCTCCCGGACCCTGCTGGCCCTCGCGGTCGTCCAGGGCGCGCGCCGCGCCCTGCTCGAGGTCGAACGGGACAACGACGCCGCGCGAGCGATGTATCGACAGCTCGGGTTCGACCGCCTCGGCGACTACCACTACAGAACGCGGTCTAGTTCTGCGGTCGAGCGGTGA
- the gatB gene encoding Asp-tRNA(Asn)/Glu-tRNA(Gln) amidotransferase subunit GatB — translation MNTVQPTSPIELVDYDEAISRFDPVLGIEVHVELGTATKMFDGAPNIFAAEPNTAITPTSLGLPGSLPVVNAKAVEYAIRIGLALNCSIAENCRFARKQYFYPDLTKNFQTSQYDEPIAHDGWVDVELEDGEIVRVEIERAHMEEDAGKNTHVGGATGRIHGATHSQVDYNRAGVPLVEIVTKPIPDTEGRAPEVAAAYVRTLRDIFRALDVSEARMERGNVRADINVSLRENADAPLGTRSETKNVNSFRSIDRTVRYEISRHAGVLDAGGSVVQETRHFHEDTGGTSSGRPKSDAEDYRYFPEPDLVPLAPSREWVEQIRAALPELPAARRRRLKGEWGLTDLEMRDVVNADALDLIESTVDAGTSAQSARKWWMGELARVAKDREVELEELEITPAQVAELQGLVDAKKINDKIAKQVLTKVLEGQGNPTAIVESEGLAVVSDDSVLTGAVDQAIADNPDVVAKIQGGKVQAVGALIGPIMKATRGQADAGRVREIIMDKLGVN, via the coding sequence ATGAACACCGTCCAGCCCACGTCGCCCATCGAGCTCGTCGACTACGACGAGGCGATCTCGCGCTTCGACCCGGTCCTCGGCATCGAGGTCCACGTCGAGCTCGGCACGGCCACCAAGATGTTCGACGGAGCCCCCAACATCTTCGCCGCCGAGCCGAACACGGCGATCACCCCGACCTCGCTGGGCCTGCCCGGTTCGCTTCCGGTCGTGAACGCGAAGGCGGTCGAGTACGCGATCCGCATCGGCCTGGCGCTGAACTGCTCGATCGCCGAGAACTGCCGCTTCGCGCGCAAGCAGTACTTCTACCCGGACCTGACCAAGAACTTCCAGACCTCCCAGTACGACGAGCCCATCGCCCACGACGGCTGGGTCGACGTGGAGCTGGAGGACGGCGAGATCGTCCGCGTCGAGATCGAGCGCGCCCACATGGAGGAGGACGCCGGCAAGAACACCCACGTCGGCGGCGCCACCGGGCGGATCCACGGAGCGACGCACTCCCAGGTCGACTACAACCGCGCCGGCGTGCCGCTGGTCGAGATCGTCACCAAGCCGATCCCGGACACGGAGGGTCGCGCCCCCGAGGTCGCCGCCGCCTACGTACGCACCCTGCGCGACATCTTCCGGGCCCTGGACGTCTCCGAGGCGAGGATGGAGCGCGGCAACGTCCGGGCCGACATCAACGTCTCCCTGCGGGAGAACGCCGACGCGCCGCTGGGCACCCGCTCGGAGACCAAGAACGTCAATTCCTTCCGGTCCATCGATCGCACCGTGCGCTACGAGATCTCCCGCCACGCGGGGGTCCTCGACGCGGGGGGCTCCGTGGTCCAGGAGACCCGTCACTTCCACGAGGACACCGGCGGCACCTCGTCCGGACGCCCGAAGTCCGACGCGGAGGACTACCGCTACTTCCCGGAACCGGATCTGGTTCCTCTCGCCCCGAGCCGCGAATGGGTCGAGCAGATCCGCGCCGCGCTGCCGGAGCTGCCCGCCGCCCGGCGCCGCCGCTTGAAAGGGGAGTGGGGCCTCACTGACCTCGAGATGCGCGACGTCGTCAACGCAGACGCCCTCGACCTCATCGAATCCACGGTCGACGCCGGGACGAGCGCCCAGAGCGCCCGCAAGTGGTGGATGGGGGAGCTGGCCCGCGTGGCCAAGGATCGCGAGGTCGAGCTGGAGGAGCTGGAGATCACGCCGGCGCAGGTCGCCGAGCTGCAGGGCCTGGTCGACGCGAAGAAGATCAACGACAAGATCGCCAAGCAGGTGCTCACCAAGGTCCTCGAGGGCCAGGGGAACCCCACCGCGATCGTCGAGTCGGAGGGCCTCGCGGTCGTCTCGGACGACTCGGTGCTCACCGGCGCCGTGGATCAGGCCATCGCCGACAACCCCGACGTGGTCGCCAAGATCCAGGGCGGGAAGGTCCAGGCCGTCGGCGCGCTGATCGGCCCGATCATGAAGGCCACCCGCGGTCAGGCCGACGCCGGCCGCGTGCGCGAGATCATCATGGACAAGCTCGGCGTCAACTGA
- the gatC gene encoding Asp-tRNA(Asn)/Glu-tRNA(Gln) amidotransferase subunit GatC: protein MPSIGRDDVARLADLARIQLTEEETARFAGEFDSIMDAVASVSEVATEDVPATSHPIAMTNVLREDVVETTLTQEQALAGAPDAQDGRFAVPQILGEE, encoded by the coding sequence ATGCCATCTATCGGACGAGATGACGTCGCACGCCTCGCCGACCTCGCACGGATCCAGCTCACCGAGGAGGAGACCGCCCGCTTCGCCGGCGAGTTCGACTCCATCATGGACGCTGTCGCCTCCGTCTCCGAGGTCGCCACCGAGGACGTTCCCGCGACGTCCCACCCCATTGCCATGACGAACGTGCTCCGCGAGGATGTCGTCGAGACCACTCTGACGCAGGAGCAGGCGCTCGCCGGCGCTCCCGACGCGCAGGACGGCCGTTTCGCGGTCCCGCAGATCCTGGGCGAGGAGTGA
- a CDS encoding cob(I)yrinic acid a,c-diamide adenosyltransferase, producing MSDAQHSQRGDDTSSHRSAHALGRTDFGDVGEVTKHDSRLSAFGACEEANVAVGTALAFGDFEVEIAGTLTSVQNDLFDLAADLSVPFDESDEPDVVRITEQHLTWVDRAYEHYSAQLTPIEGYILPGGTVPAALLYQARVAVRRAERATLAAMAEFPESTNVLVPRYLNSASSLIFVLARTHNSELGDTMWNPLGSVTARPQN from the coding sequence GTGAGTGACGCACAGCACAGTCAACGGGGCGACGACACCTCGTCCCACCGCAGTGCGCACGCCCTGGGGCGCACGGACTTCGGTGACGTGGGCGAGGTGACCAAGCACGACAGCCGGCTGTCCGCCTTCGGCGCCTGCGAGGAAGCCAACGTCGCGGTCGGCACCGCCCTGGCGTTCGGAGACTTCGAGGTCGAGATCGCCGGGACGCTGACGAGCGTGCAGAACGACCTCTTCGATCTGGCCGCCGACCTCAGCGTGCCGTTCGACGAGTCCGACGAACCTGATGTCGTGCGGATCACCGAGCAGCATCTGACGTGGGTCGATCGAGCCTATGAGCACTACTCCGCACAGCTCACGCCCATCGAGGGGTACATCCTGCCGGGCGGCACCGTCCCGGCGGCGCTGCTGTACCAGGCTCGGGTGGCCGTGCGCAGGGCCGAGCGTGCCACCCTGGCGGCCATGGCCGAGTTCCCCGAGTCGACCAACGTCCTCGTGCCGCGCTACCTCAACAGCGCCTCGTCGCTGATCTTCGTCCTGGCCCGCACGCACAACAGCGAGCTCGGGGACACGATGTGGAACCCGCTGGGCTCCGTCACCGCTCGACCGCAGAACTAG
- a CDS encoding acetolactate synthase large subunit — MTGQQMTGAQALIESLKHAGAEVVFGLPGGAILPTYDPLMDAEGLRHVLVRHEQGAGHAASGYAHATGKVGVCLATSGPGATNLITALADAQMDSIPMVAITGQVGSQFIGTDAFQEADIVGMTMPVTKHNFLVRDPDEVPKVIKQAFHIASTGRPGAVLVDVTKDAQQGMTEFAWPENLDLPGYRPDPRPHTKQIREAARLLLEARRPVFLLGGGVMRGRASREVGELIDVSGAPFVTTLMARGALPDSHPNHLGMPGMHGTVAAVSALQRADVIVNIGARFDDRVTGVLESFAPGATIVHADIDPAEISKNLEAAVPIVGQAADVARALTAELRERLAVADERHYEAWWNTLSMLRDTYPLGWTETADGFTAPQKVISRIGAISGPDSIYVAGVGQHQMWSSQFIHYEHPCTWINSGGLGTMGYSVPAAMGAKVGRPDRVVWSIDGDGCFQMTNQELATCVINDIPIKVAIINNSSLGMVRQWQNLFYDQRYSHSELDTGHGTRRVPDFVKLADAYGAVGLRCERDEDIDETIRQAMEINDRPVVVDFTVSADAMVWPMVPAGVSNDEIQIAQGMSPEWERDI; from the coding sequence ATGACCGGACAGCAGATGACCGGCGCGCAAGCGCTGATCGAGTCCCTCAAGCATGCCGGGGCAGAGGTCGTCTTCGGCCTCCCCGGCGGTGCCATCCTGCCCACCTACGACCCGCTGATGGATGCCGAGGGCCTGCGCCACGTGCTGGTCCGCCACGAGCAGGGTGCCGGCCACGCCGCGAGCGGCTATGCGCACGCCACCGGCAAGGTCGGCGTCTGCCTGGCCACCTCGGGGCCGGGGGCCACCAACCTCATCACCGCGCTCGCCGATGCGCAGATGGACTCCATCCCGATGGTCGCGATCACCGGCCAGGTCGGTTCCCAGTTCATCGGCACCGACGCCTTCCAGGAGGCCGACATCGTCGGCATGACGATGCCGGTCACCAAGCACAACTTCCTGGTCAGGGACCCCGACGAGGTGCCCAAGGTGATCAAGCAGGCCTTCCACATCGCCTCGACCGGTCGGCCCGGCGCGGTGCTCGTGGACGTCACCAAGGACGCCCAGCAGGGCATGACGGAGTTCGCCTGGCCCGAGAACCTGGACCTGCCCGGCTACCGTCCGGACCCCCGCCCCCATACGAAGCAGATCCGCGAGGCCGCTCGGCTGCTGCTGGAGGCCCGGCGCCCGGTGTTCCTGCTCGGCGGCGGGGTGATGCGCGGCCGGGCCAGCCGCGAGGTCGGCGAGCTGATCGACGTCTCCGGCGCTCCCTTCGTGACCACGCTGATGGCACGCGGTGCCCTGCCCGACTCCCACCCCAACCACCTGGGCATGCCCGGCATGCACGGCACCGTCGCCGCGGTCTCCGCGCTGCAGCGGGCGGATGTCATCGTCAACATCGGCGCTCGCTTCGATGATCGCGTCACCGGGGTCCTCGAGTCCTTCGCCCCGGGAGCGACGATCGTCCACGCGGACATCGATCCGGCCGAGATCTCGAAGAACCTCGAGGCCGCGGTGCCGATCGTGGGGCAGGCGGCCGACGTCGCACGGGCCCTGACCGCCGAGCTCCGGGAGCGGCTCGCGGTGGCCGACGAACGCCATTACGAGGCCTGGTGGAACACCCTGTCGATGCTCCGCGACACCTACCCCCTGGGGTGGACCGAGACCGCGGACGGCTTCACCGCCCCGCAGAAGGTCATCTCCCGCATCGGCGCGATCTCGGGTCCGGACTCGATCTACGTCGCCGGCGTGGGACAGCATCAGATGTGGTCCAGCCAGTTCATCCACTACGAGCACCCGTGCACCTGGATCAACTCCGGGGGTCTGGGCACCATGGGCTACTCGGTGCCGGCAGCGATGGGGGCGAAGGTCGGCAGGCCTGACCGGGTCGTGTGGTCCATCGACGGCGACGGCTGCTTCCAGATGACCAATCAGGAGCTCGCGACCTGCGTCATCAACGACATCCCGATCAAGGTCGCGATCATCAACAACTCCAGCCTCGGCATGGTGCGCCAGTGGCAGAACCTGTTCTACGACCAGCGCTATTCCCACTCCGAGCTGGACACCGGGCACGGCACCCGCCGGGTGCCCGACTTCGTCAAGCTCGCCGACGCCTACGGGGCGGTCGGCCTGCGCTGCGAGCGCGACGAGGACATCGACGAGACGATCCGCCAGGCGATGGAGATCAACGACCGACCCGTGGTCGTGGACTTCACGGTCAGCGCCGACGCGATGGTGTGGCCGATGGTGCCGGCGGGGGTCTCCAACGACGAGATCCAGATCGCCCAGGGCATGAGCCCCGAGTGGGAGAGGGACATCTGA
- a CDS encoding BCCT family transporter — protein sequence MVNDTSDPTVHDSDADNPEKIANLDVRRGFASIDKVVFGCAFGVIAVTTVVGMVFPDQVGSVTGSALDWVTSSLGWFFILAASGFVVFSLVLAFGRYGRIPLSQNGEKPEFSTVSWVAMMFSAGMGIGLMFFGVYEPVSHLMTPPPFVDAEPGSELAAQHGMAYTFFHWGLHPWAMYSVVGLALAYSTFRLGRGNLLSSPFQAIFGKRAIEEKGWGKPIDILAIICTKFGSATSLGFGALQVAAGIALLRTGDFPEQGSTSLAIIVIMVLTVGIVLSAASGVSRGIKWLSNTNMVVAFALAVFVFVLGPTVFILDLFPDAIGAYLSNLVPMSFHTAVFGGGDWLAQWTIFYWAWWISWTPFVGTFIARISKGRTIREYVLGVLLVPTLISAVWFVVFGGAGLHLQFAGIDIAGTGSEAAAFFTMLQEYPVLPITAGAVIFLTSIFFVSGADAGALVLSTLSSRGRQEPWEPLVVLWAVLTGVVAAMLLLVGGLQALQTFTILTATPFVFVLIGLCISLYLDLRKDPLRTRRIGPVRTQMPPAPSSPPFMEATDARREGSDPPQRKDPRGDGRT from the coding sequence ATGGTGAACGACACCTCAGATCCGACAGTGCACGACTCCGACGCGGACAACCCCGAGAAGATCGCGAATCTCGATGTCCGGCGGGGGTTCGCCAGCATCGACAAGGTCGTCTTCGGATGCGCCTTCGGCGTCATCGCCGTCACCACGGTGGTGGGGATGGTGTTCCCTGATCAGGTGGGCAGCGTCACCGGCAGCGCGCTGGACTGGGTGACGAGCTCCTTGGGTTGGTTCTTCATCCTCGCAGCCAGTGGGTTCGTGGTGTTCTCCCTGGTCCTGGCCTTCGGCCGGTACGGCCGGATCCCGCTCTCGCAGAACGGCGAGAAGCCGGAGTTCTCCACCGTCTCCTGGGTGGCGATGATGTTCAGCGCCGGCATGGGGATCGGACTCATGTTCTTCGGCGTCTACGAGCCGGTGAGCCACTTGATGACCCCTCCGCCGTTCGTGGACGCGGAACCGGGCAGTGAACTCGCGGCGCAGCACGGGATGGCCTACACGTTCTTCCACTGGGGACTCCACCCCTGGGCCATGTATTCCGTGGTGGGCCTCGCGCTCGCCTACTCCACGTTCCGGCTCGGCCGCGGCAACCTCCTGAGCTCACCGTTCCAGGCCATCTTCGGCAAGCGTGCGATCGAGGAGAAGGGCTGGGGGAAGCCCATCGACATCCTCGCCATCATCTGCACGAAGTTCGGCTCGGCGACCTCGCTGGGCTTCGGTGCGCTGCAGGTGGCCGCCGGCATCGCGCTCCTGCGGACGGGCGACTTCCCCGAGCAGGGCAGCACGTCGCTCGCGATCATCGTGATCATGGTGCTCACCGTCGGCATCGTCCTGTCCGCGGCGAGCGGCGTCTCCCGGGGTATCAAGTGGTTGTCGAACACCAATATGGTCGTGGCGTTCGCGCTGGCCGTGTTCGTGTTCGTCCTCGGGCCGACGGTCTTCATCCTCGACCTCTTCCCCGATGCGATCGGCGCTTACCTCAGCAATCTGGTGCCGATGAGCTTCCACACCGCCGTGTTCGGCGGCGGCGACTGGCTGGCGCAGTGGACGATCTTCTACTGGGCCTGGTGGATCTCCTGGACGCCCTTCGTCGGCACGTTCATCGCCCGCATCTCCAAGGGCCGCACGATCCGGGAGTACGTGCTCGGGGTGCTGCTCGTGCCGACCCTGATCAGCGCCGTGTGGTTCGTGGTCTTCGGCGGCGCCGGCCTCCATCTGCAGTTCGCAGGGATCGACATCGCCGGAACCGGCAGCGAGGCGGCGGCTTTCTTCACGATGCTGCAGGAGTACCCCGTGCTGCCGATCACCGCTGGGGCGGTGATCTTCCTCACGTCGATCTTCTTCGTCTCCGGTGCTGATGCGGGCGCGCTCGTGCTCAGCACGCTGTCCTCCCGCGGGCGCCAGGAGCCATGGGAGCCGCTCGTGGTGCTGTGGGCGGTGCTGACCGGGGTGGTGGCCGCGATGCTTCTGCTGGTCGGAGGCCTGCAAGCCCTGCAGACCTTCACCATCCTCACGGCCACGCCCTTCGTGTTCGTCCTGATCGGTCTGTGCATCTCGTTGTACCTGGACCTGCGCAAGGACCCCTTGCGCACGCGCCGGATCGGCCCGGTGCGGACGCAGATGCCTCCGGCGCCGTCGTCCCCGCCGTTCATGGAGGCGACCGACGCCCGTCGTGAGGGCTCCGATCCCCCGCAGCGGAAGGACCCGCGGGGCGACGGTCGGACCTGA